In a genomic window of Chthoniobacterales bacterium:
- a CDS encoding DJ-1/PfpI family protein translates to MNKRVLALLADGVEELELVAPVDVLRRAGAEVVMAVVGDGIHVTGRNGIVLHGDARLTDVDAKSFDLLLIPGGAAVAALRQDGTAAQLAKNFVAEGKAVAAICAGPLVLEDAGLLEGKRFTAHFSAANELPGAQVGERVVEDGLVITSRGAGTALEFGLALVDRLFGEAREEEIARAIMS, encoded by the coding sequence ATGAATAAACGCGTGCTCGCCCTGCTCGCCGACGGCGTGGAAGAGCTGGAACTTGTGGCGCCTGTGGATGTGCTCCGCCGCGCAGGCGCGGAAGTTGTCATGGCCGTTGTCGGCGACGGGATCCATGTCACCGGACGCAACGGCATCGTGTTGCACGGGGACGCGCGGCTGACCGATGTCGATGCGAAGAGCTTCGACCTGCTTTTGATTCCGGGTGGTGCTGCGGTTGCCGCTTTGCGGCAAGACGGCACGGCAGCCCAGCTGGCGAAAAACTTCGTCGCCGAGGGCAAGGCTGTTGCCGCGATCTGTGCCGGTCCTCTCGTGCTCGAGGACGCCGGTCTGCTCGAGGGCAAGCGCTTCACCGCCCATTTTTCGGCGGCCAACGAACTGCCCGGCGCGCAGGTCGGCGAGCGGGTCGTCGAAGACGGTCTCGTCATCACGTCGCGCGGGGCGGGAACTGCGCTCGAGTTCGGTTTGGCATTGGTGGACCGGCTTTTCGGCGAGGCGAGGGAGGAGGAGATTGCCCGCGCGATCATGAGCTGA
- the glf gene encoding UDP-galactopyranose mutase, translated as MPIEVDVLIVGAGFSGLTIAERLATTRGKMCLVVEKRGHLGGNAYDKYDEAGVLIHAYGPHYFRTNAPRIVEYLGQFTGWHPVDYKILSFDDGRYWNFPINLNTFEQFLGRSSTSQEMEAWLAAHRVPIENPSNSEEVIVSQVGRELYAKFFEGYTLKQWRRHPRDLDASVCGRIPVRTNRDDRYLREDFQALPKDGYTKMFERMAVACADKVQILLGTDFRDILPQVAFKHLVYTGPIDEYFDFCFGPLPYRSLRFESESFTPDRLKDREAIAGKPGFWQPAMQVNYPNSEDFTRIVEIKHATGQQCPNTTIVREYPEDYGPGKEAYYPVPAPDSAALYRKYKELADCGHSPLGLRHAKTSVSFIGRLATYRYYNMDQVVGMALAEARRLESVI; from the coding sequence ATGCCGATCGAAGTCGATGTCCTGATTGTCGGCGCCGGATTTTCCGGGCTGACCATCGCCGAGCGGCTCGCCACAACCCGCGGCAAGATGTGTCTCGTGGTGGAAAAGCGCGGACATCTCGGCGGCAATGCCTACGACAAGTATGACGAGGCGGGCGTGCTCATCCACGCCTACGGTCCGCATTACTTCCGGACGAACGCGCCGCGTATCGTCGAATATCTCGGGCAATTCACCGGCTGGCATCCGGTCGATTACAAAATCCTGTCTTTCGACGACGGCCGATACTGGAACTTTCCGATCAACCTCAACACTTTCGAGCAGTTTCTCGGGCGTTCGTCCACCTCGCAGGAGATGGAAGCCTGGCTCGCGGCTCACCGCGTGCCGATCGAAAACCCGTCCAATTCGGAAGAAGTGATCGTCAGCCAGGTCGGTCGCGAGCTTTACGCGAAATTTTTCGAGGGCTACACGCTCAAGCAATGGAGACGGCACCCGCGGGATCTTGATGCTTCCGTCTGCGGGCGCATTCCGGTTCGCACCAACCGCGACGACCGCTACCTGCGCGAGGATTTCCAGGCCTTGCCCAAAGACGGCTATACGAAAATGTTCGAGCGCATGGCGGTTGCGTGCGCCGACAAGGTCCAGATCCTCCTCGGCACGGACTTCCGTGACATCTTGCCGCAGGTCGCGTTCAAGCACCTCGTTTACACCGGACCGATCGACGAATATTTCGACTTTTGCTTCGGCCCTTTGCCTTACCGTTCCTTGCGGTTCGAGTCGGAGTCTTTCACGCCCGACCGGCTCAAAGACCGCGAGGCCATAGCGGGCAAGCCGGGATTCTGGCAGCCGGCGATGCAAGTGAACTATCCCAACAGCGAGGACTTCACGCGCATCGTGGAAATCAAACACGCCACCGGGCAGCAGTGTCCGAATACCACGATCGTCCGCGAGTATCCGGAGGACTACGGTCCGGGCAAAGAGGCCTACTATCCCGTCCCCGCGCCCGATTCGGCGGCTTTGTATCGGAAATACAAGGAGTTGGCCGACTGCGGTCACTCTCCGCTCGGTCTGCGGCACGCCAAGACATCCGTGTCTTTCATCGGGCGGCTGGCGACTTACCGCTACTACAACATGGACCAGGTTGTCGGCATGGCGCTGGCCGAAGCCCGCCGGCTCGAAAGCGTGATCTGA
- a CDS encoding NAD-dependent epimerase/dehydratase family protein, which yields MKKLLVTGSSGLIGSEVCLHFAGLGWEIHGVDNNQRAVFFGPQGDTRWNQERLAKLIANFHHHELDIRNRAGVLELLALVAPDAIVHTAAQPSHDRAAAIPFDDFDTNAVGTLNLLEAVRRACPTSPFVHMSTNKVYGDRPNTIKLRELDTRWDYDDPAYADGIAEDFSIDQSKHSLFGASKVAADILVQEYGRYFGIPGCCLRGGCLTGPNHSGVELHGFLSYLVKCNLEGREYKVYGYKGKQVRDNIHSHDVARFIEEFLKAPRVAEVYNIGGGRDNSCSILEAFAMTEKFTGKKQAYTYIDENRIGDHICYISNLAKMRRHYPAWDITVSLEETVRQIVEAWRQRAA from the coding sequence ATGAAGAAACTCCTGGTCACCGGTTCCTCAGGCCTCATTGGTTCCGAGGTGTGCCTTCACTTCGCCGGTCTCGGTTGGGAGATCCACGGCGTGGACAACAACCAGCGTGCGGTCTTCTTCGGTCCGCAGGGGGACACGCGCTGGAACCAGGAACGCCTGGCCAAGCTCATCGCGAACTTCCATCATCACGAACTCGACATCCGGAACCGCGCCGGCGTGCTCGAACTTTTGGCGCTGGTGGCACCCGATGCCATCGTTCATACGGCCGCGCAACCCAGCCACGACAGGGCCGCCGCCATCCCATTCGACGATTTCGACACCAATGCGGTCGGCACGCTCAATCTCCTCGAAGCCGTGCGCCGGGCCTGCCCGACCTCGCCGTTCGTCCACATGTCCACCAACAAGGTTTACGGCGACCGGCCGAACACGATCAAACTCCGCGAACTGGATACACGGTGGGATTACGACGATCCCGCCTACGCCGACGGCATTGCCGAGGATTTTTCCATCGACCAGTCCAAGCATTCGCTCTTCGGAGCGTCGAAAGTCGCCGCCGACATTCTCGTCCAGGAATACGGGCGCTACTTCGGCATCCCCGGCTGTTGTCTGCGCGGCGGTTGCCTCACCGGACCGAATCACTCCGGTGTCGAGTTGCACGGATTCCTCAGCTACCTCGTGAAATGCAATCTCGAGGGCAGGGAATACAAAGTTTACGGCTACAAGGGAAAACAGGTGCGCGACAACATCCACAGCCACGACGTGGCCCGCTTCATCGAGGAATTTCTCAAGGCTCCCCGGGTGGCCGAGGTTTACAACATCGGCGGCGGCCGCGACAACTCGTGCTCCATCCTCGAGGCGTTTGCCATGACGGAAAAATTCACCGGCAAAAAGCAGGCCTATACTTATATCGACGAAAACCGCATCGGCGACCACATCTGCTACATCAGCAACCTTGCCAAGATGCGCCGGCATTACCCCGCGTGGGATATCACCGTCTCGCTGGAGGAAACCGTGAGGCAGATCGTCGAGGCTTGGCGGCAACGCGCGGCCTGA
- a CDS encoding TonB-dependent receptor, with the protein MSSDTFNQQVNQKALELNLDPRVYGTFAEIGAGQEVARRFFYVGAAAGTVAKTMSAYDMTFSDAIYGPVERYVSRQRLWGMLDHEFELLRERLDAKIGAEKTFFVFADTVAARSYHSHSESHGWMGIRFQSVPRGPVNEIIIHVRMLDAENIAQQEALGIMGVNLIYGAFRHHREPEKLIATLLDDLTSKRIEVDMIRFSGPDFSGVDNRLMSLQLVAQGLGRAAMFRPDGEVLQPSEELYKRAVLVERGSFRPVTLVTHEMLSRACEEFAPREKEAPRGFLTLAEITMQNLLSAGELDPRDFLDRTDILGALGQTVLVSNFGEYFRLVDYIARYTNEAIGLALGVPALEEIFLEKYYIGLEGGILEGLGRLFKTNVRLYAYPRSGPDGKVITADNLRVDPKLRHLYAYLRENDFIVPVSRYREDILGIKSPDVLAKLRAGDPAWEKCVPPEVAQIIRERRLLGWAG; encoded by the coding sequence ATGTCATCGGACACTTTCAACCAGCAGGTCAACCAGAAGGCGCTCGAACTCAATCTCGACCCGCGCGTTTACGGGACTTTCGCCGAGATCGGTGCCGGCCAGGAAGTCGCGCGGCGTTTCTTCTATGTCGGGGCGGCCGCCGGCACCGTGGCGAAGACCATGTCGGCTTACGACATGACTTTCAGCGATGCCATCTACGGACCGGTCGAGCGCTATGTCAGCCGCCAGCGTCTTTGGGGTATGCTCGACCACGAATTCGAGCTGTTGCGCGAGCGGCTCGACGCGAAAATCGGGGCGGAAAAAACTTTTTTTGTCTTCGCGGACACCGTGGCGGCCCGCAGTTACCACAGCCACAGCGAGTCCCACGGCTGGATGGGCATCCGCTTCCAGAGTGTTCCGCGCGGTCCGGTCAACGAGATCATCATCCACGTGCGTATGCTCGATGCGGAGAACATCGCGCAGCAGGAGGCTCTCGGGATCATGGGGGTCAACTTGATTTACGGGGCTTTCCGCCACCACCGCGAACCGGAGAAGCTCATCGCCACTCTCCTCGACGACCTGACGTCGAAGCGTATCGAGGTGGACATGATACGGTTCAGCGGTCCGGACTTCTCCGGCGTGGACAATCGCCTCATGAGCCTGCAACTCGTCGCGCAGGGTCTCGGGCGCGCAGCCATGTTCCGCCCGGATGGCGAAGTGCTCCAGCCGTCCGAGGAGCTTTACAAGCGCGCCGTCCTCGTGGAGCGCGGGAGTTTCCGTCCCGTCACGCTCGTCACGCACGAGATGCTCAGCCGCGCCTGCGAAGAGTTTGCCCCGCGCGAGAAGGAAGCCCCCCGCGGATTCCTCACGCTGGCGGAAATCACCATGCAGAATCTTCTCAGTGCGGGCGAACTCGACCCGCGCGATTTTCTCGACCGCACCGACATCCTCGGTGCCCTGGGCCAGACGGTGCTCGTTTCCAATTTCGGCGAATACTTTCGCCTCGTCGATTACATCGCCCGCTACACCAACGAGGCCATCGGCTTGGCCTTGGGTGTTCCGGCCCTGGAGGAAATTTTCCTCGAAAAATATTACATCGGACTCGAAGGGGGTATCCTCGAGGGACTCGGACGGCTTTTCAAAACCAACGTGCGTCTCTACGCCTACCCGCGGTCGGGTCCCGACGGAAAAGTCATCACGGCCGACAATCTCCGCGTCGATCCCAAGCTGCGCCACCTCTACGCCTACCTGCGCGAGAATGACTTCATTGTCCCCGTGAGCCGTTACCGCGAGGACATTCTCGGCATCAAGTCCCCGGATGTTCTGGCCAAGCTGCGGGCCGGTGACCCGGCATGGGAAAAGTGCGTTCCGCCCGAGGTGGCGCAGATTATCCGCGAGCGGCGTTTGCTCGGGTGGGCCGGCTGA
- a CDS encoding sugar ABC transporter permease, with product MQTGADGMGTPQRGGSALSRTADATRAAALASITGWDPVARRRAFLSVCLAPALVFLALAMVYPLFYNVLLSFSDAENGRIREWHYVGLRQYALVFLEPGFWFTFCRTVVWTVVSTGLQAVIGVFLAIILNQHFVRGRSAWRALLLLPWAMPQYITALTWQGMFHGHQGTVNSFLGAAFGLPPVEWLTHPFAAFTAAIAVNVWMGYPFLMIAAFAGLRAVPPSIYESAMLEGATPWQQFTNLTLPLLRSVMLPATVIAIIWNFNSLNVVWLFTNGGEPADSTHILVSYVYKTAFTYYRFGWSAALSVVIFVILFFFVQTFLKVNRWRG from the coding sequence ATGCAGACTGGCGCGGATGGGATGGGAACACCGCAACGGGGAGGAAGCGCCTTGAGCCGCACGGCCGACGCGACAAGGGCCGCAGCTCTGGCTTCCATCACCGGATGGGATCCCGTCGCCCGCCGACGCGCATTTCTCTCGGTGTGCCTCGCACCAGCACTGGTGTTTCTCGCCCTGGCGATGGTGTATCCGCTTTTCTACAACGTGCTGCTTTCGTTCTCGGACGCGGAAAACGGCCGCATCCGCGAATGGCACTACGTCGGTCTCCGGCAATACGCGCTGGTTTTTCTCGAGCCGGGGTTCTGGTTCACCTTTTGCCGCACCGTGGTATGGACCGTGGTGAGCACGGGACTCCAGGCGGTGATCGGCGTCTTTCTCGCCATCATTCTGAACCAGCATTTCGTGCGCGGGCGGTCCGCGTGGCGGGCGTTGCTGCTTCTGCCGTGGGCCATGCCGCAATACATCACGGCGCTTACTTGGCAAGGCATGTTCCATGGCCACCAAGGCACGGTGAATTCGTTCCTCGGTGCGGCATTCGGTCTTCCGCCGGTCGAATGGCTCACGCACCCGTTCGCCGCTTTCACCGCGGCGATCGCCGTCAATGTCTGGATGGGTTACCCGTTTCTCATGATCGCGGCGTTCGCCGGCCTGCGGGCGGTTCCTCCGTCGATCTACGAATCGGCGATGCTCGAGGGAGCGACGCCGTGGCAGCAGTTCACGAACCTGACTTTGCCGCTGCTGCGTTCCGTGATGCTTCCGGCCACGGTCATAGCGATCATCTGGAATTTCAACAGCCTGAACGTCGTGTGGCTCTTCACCAACGGCGGCGAACCGGCCGACTCCACGCACATCCTTGTCTCGTATGTTTACAAGACAGCCTTCACTTACTACCGCTTCGGATGGTCGGCCGCGCTGTCGGTCGTCATTTTCGTCATCCTGTTTTTCTTCGTGCAGACATTCCTGAAGGTCAACCGGTGGCGCGGCTGA
- a CDS encoding prepilin peptidase, which yields MNPALASAAVFVFGLVVGSFLNAVIHRLPRGIGLSFPRRSFCPSCGRSLPWHENIPVLSWVLLRGRCSSCGAKISFRYPLVELLTAVVFVLIWRGFEPPVAAAYMIFAAILIAGTFIDLEHMILPDSLTVGGAVAGVVLSMVVPGLQPGALEWDERLRASIFGAAVGFAVLLAVVELGKLAFGRKRVALEPAEPFEISFNKGAPRLVFGAEEWELEEFFYRPTDVLEIHLQGGEVWHLGVRGVRRGGALADYASAHGWKGAAEAVVVPREAMGFGDVKFMLTLGAFLGWPGALFSIGAGSVIGAFAGVLLLAAGRLGEAGRIPFGPYLAAGALLWIAAGPDLVRWCFLR from the coding sequence ATGAACCCCGCGTTGGCTTCTGCGGCCGTTTTTGTTTTCGGGCTTGTTGTCGGCTCTTTTCTCAATGCCGTCATCCACCGCCTTCCTCGCGGCATCGGGCTTTCCTTTCCCCGCCGGTCCTTCTGCCCCTCGTGCGGCCGCAGCTTGCCTTGGCACGAAAACATCCCGGTCCTCAGCTGGGTGCTGCTCCGCGGTCGCTGCTCGTCTTGCGGGGCGAAAATTTCATTCCGTTACCCGCTGGTCGAATTGCTTACAGCGGTTGTTTTTGTCCTGATCTGGCGCGGGTTCGAGCCTCCGGTGGCGGCCGCCTACATGATTTTCGCGGCCATTCTCATCGCCGGGACTTTCATCGACCTGGAGCACATGATCTTGCCCGACTCCCTGACCGTGGGTGGAGCGGTTGCCGGTGTTGTTTTGAGCATGGTCGTGCCCGGACTTCAGCCAGGAGCGCTTGAGTGGGACGAACGGCTCAGGGCGTCGATCTTCGGGGCGGCTGTCGGATTCGCCGTCCTTCTCGCCGTTGTGGAACTCGGCAAGCTGGCGTTCGGCAGGAAACGCGTGGCTTTGGAGCCGGCCGAGCCGTTCGAGATTTCCTTCAACAAAGGCGCGCCGCGGCTCGTCTTCGGGGCCGAAGAGTGGGAGCTGGAAGAATTTTTTTACCGCCCGACGGATGTTCTCGAGATTCACCTGCAAGGCGGCGAGGTTTGGCATCTCGGGGTCCGGGGCGTGAGACGGGGAGGGGCGCTCGCTGATTACGCGAGTGCTCACGGATGGAAGGGCGCGGCCGAGGCCGTGGTGGTTCCGCGCGAAGCCATGGGATTCGGCGATGTGAAATTCATGCTCACGCTCGGCGCGTTTCTCGGCTGGCCCGGCGCCCTCTTCAGCATCGGTGCCGGCTCCGTGATCGGCGCGTTTGCCGGAGTGCTCCTGCTCGCCGCCGGTCGTTTGGGGGAAGCCGGGCGCATCCCGTTCGGTCCTTATCTCGCCGCGGGTGCCCTGCTCTGGATCGCCGCCGGCCCCGATCTCGTGCGCTGGTGCTTCCTGCGCTGA
- a CDS encoding SIS domain-containing protein yields MPQIVLLNRGAGRNARHDDASFFHSFCGARFLRGGGRLSPFRRSLDDALGVFGSLSALEKPLVRAADAVLSALTNGGKLLLCGNGGSSSDAAHIAAEFVCRFCGDRRPYPALALGVDGGLLTAIGNDYEFTDAFSRQVHAFGKPGDVLIAISSSGKSRNVLAAIEEARRRKLVTIALLGRDGGFTKGAADIELIVEGPNTARIQEAQKFLLHVLCELAEEKLPKE; encoded by the coding sequence ATGCCGCAAATTGTCTTGCTTAACCGCGGGGCCGGCCGGAATGCTCGCCACGATGATGCGTCATTTTTCCATTCTTTTTGCGGTGCCCGTTTTCTGCGCGGAGGTGGACGCTTGAGCCCGTTCCGCCGTTCCCTCGACGACGCTTTGGGCGTGTTCGGTTCCCTGTCCGCGCTCGAGAAGCCGCTGGTGCGAGCGGCAGATGCTGTCCTCTCTGCCCTCACTAATGGCGGCAAACTTCTGCTCTGCGGCAATGGCGGGAGTTCGTCCGATGCGGCCCACATCGCAGCCGAGTTCGTCTGCCGGTTTTGCGGCGACCGCCGCCCTTATCCGGCGCTGGCCCTCGGGGTCGATGGCGGTCTGCTCACCGCGATCGGCAACGATTACGAGTTCACCGACGCCTTCTCGCGCCAGGTGCACGCCTTCGGCAAACCCGGCGATGTGCTGATCGCCATATCCAGCTCGGGCAAATCGCGCAATGTTCTCGCCGCGATTGAGGAGGCGCGCCGGCGCAAGCTTGTGACCATCGCACTGCTCGGTCGCGATGGCGGCTTCACCAAAGGCGCGGCCGACATCGAATTGATCGTCGAGGGTCCCAACACCGCGCGCATCCAGGAAGCGCAGAAGTTCCTTCTCCATGTGCTCTGCGAGTTGGCCGAGGAGAAGTTGCCGAAGGAATGA
- a CDS encoding STAS domain-containing protein — protein MSAVSPVQVGVAGSTVWIKVDGRGTFQNSAGMKDFAAEMTRRGHTEFIVDLKNCELMDSTFMGTLAGIALRLGDKGKVRIIRPNERNRGVLRNLGLDRIMQVETTDPGQPGSPEWHDAEGEQPREAKKQAIIEAHENLMAANPENAVRFKDVLEYLREGNPGGESSP, from the coding sequence TTGAGCGCAGTTTCTCCAGTGCAGGTAGGGGTCGCCGGTTCGACGGTCTGGATCAAGGTCGATGGCCGCGGCACGTTCCAGAACAGCGCGGGCATGAAAGACTTCGCGGCGGAGATGACGCGGCGCGGCCACACGGAATTTATCGTGGACCTGAAAAACTGCGAACTGATGGATTCCACCTTCATGGGGACTCTCGCGGGCATCGCCCTGCGATTGGGAGACAAAGGCAAAGTTCGCATCATCCGCCCGAACGAACGCAACCGGGGCGTCCTGCGAAATCTCGGCCTTGACCGCATTATGCAGGTAGAGACCACGGATCCCGGACAACCCGGGAGCCCTGAGTGGCACGATGCGGAGGGGGAACAGCCGCGCGAAGCGAAGAAACAGGCGATCATCGAGGCCCACGAGAATCTCATGGCTGCCAACCCGGAAAACGCCGTGCGGTTCAAGGACGTGCTGGAATATCTCCGCGAGGGAAACCCGGGGGGAGAAAGCAGCCCTTGA
- a CDS encoding GAF domain-containing protein — MTTLLLAIFIALSAALAWLVVRQRRALFVLGREWRALRTEEDQVFDFLHGLGEAFGGQAKRRELYRLIVEGAVRILDAHGGALYIADKSGAFLAPAYVSRACPPLVQLPARIREQAAVNPVALESYLRLHPVHPGEGAIGKIWKEGGTRAFDFGSAELQGLATEGQAPSSALVACLAYRDKVLGVLAVVNGPMSSVFGAEELDVFKAIAEQSAFALFSDAVYREVGEKRKLDSDLETAREIQSVLLPGEPPRVAGYDLAGCNVPARHVSGDYFDYLAIDEHRWGIAIADVSGKGIPAALITGMCRSVLRGAMQGCASAAEVLRRVNRQLYPDVKEDMFVSLLYIIIDTRSGDVTLARAGHDPPLVYRAATREVSALAAPGMAMGVDSGDVFDRVIADEVVKLEPGDGILLYTDGATEALDAADTEFGTARLTQSLQANAPKGAVATVRNIAHELAEFAGDAPQHDDITLIFIRKT, encoded by the coding sequence ATGACGACCCTCCTTCTTGCAATTTTCATCGCGCTGTCGGCTGCGCTCGCCTGGCTCGTCGTCCGCCAGCGCCGCGCCCTTTTTGTCCTCGGCCGTGAATGGCGCGCTTTGCGCACCGAGGAGGACCAAGTCTTCGACTTTCTGCACGGCCTCGGGGAAGCTTTCGGTGGCCAGGCCAAACGCCGCGAGCTATACCGCCTCATTGTCGAGGGAGCCGTCCGTATTCTCGACGCCCACGGCGGCGCGCTCTACATCGCGGACAAATCGGGCGCCTTTCTCGCACCGGCCTACGTCAGCCGGGCCTGTCCTCCCCTTGTGCAGCTTCCGGCCCGGATCCGCGAGCAGGCCGCGGTGAATCCGGTGGCGCTCGAGAGCTATCTGCGCCTTCATCCGGTGCACCCGGGCGAGGGCGCGATCGGAAAAATCTGGAAAGAAGGCGGAACGCGCGCGTTCGATTTCGGCAGCGCGGAGTTGCAAGGCCTGGCCACCGAGGGCCAAGCACCGAGTTCCGCGCTCGTCGCGTGCCTCGCCTACCGCGACAAAGTCCTCGGTGTGCTGGCGGTGGTCAACGGGCCGATGTCCTCGGTGTTCGGCGCGGAGGAACTCGACGTGTTCAAAGCCATTGCCGAGCAGTCCGCTTTCGCGTTGTTCAGCGATGCGGTTTACCGGGAGGTCGGCGAGAAGAGGAAACTGGATAGCGACCTGGAAACCGCGCGGGAAATCCAGAGCGTTCTGCTTCCCGGCGAGCCGCCGCGAGTGGCAGGCTATGACTTGGCGGGATGCAACGTCCCGGCGCGCCATGTGAGCGGGGATTACTTCGATTACCTCGCCATCGACGAACACCGCTGGGGCATCGCCATCGCCGACGTCTCGGGCAAGGGCATCCCGGCCGCCCTGATCACCGGTATGTGCCGCAGCGTTCTCAGGGGAGCCATGCAAGGCTGCGCCTCTGCGGCGGAAGTCCTGCGCCGCGTGAACCGCCAACTCTACCCCGATGTGAAGGAGGACATGTTCGTCAGCCTGCTTTACATCATCATAGACACGCGCTCCGGGGACGTGACGCTCGCGCGGGCCGGACACGACCCGCCGCTGGTCTACCGCGCCGCCACGCGCGAGGTTTCCGCACTTGCCGCGCCCGGCATGGCCATGGGCGTTGACAGTGGTGATGTCTTCGATAGGGTCATAGCCGACGAAGTCGTGAAGCTGGAGCCCGGCGACGGAATCCTGCTCTACACCGACGGCGCAACCGAGGCGCTCGACGCCGCCGACACGGAATTCGGGACCGCGCGGCTGACGCAATCCCTGCAGGCCAACGCCCCGAAGGGAG